The Macrotis lagotis isolate mMagLag1 chromosome 6, bilby.v1.9.chrom.fasta, whole genome shotgun sequence genome includes a window with the following:
- the CBY2 gene encoding protein chibby homolog 2 isoform X1, with protein sequence MSSLECSECFGDQFLQRTYTWNFTLQGSVEPFVQIQNLYSIPRDPVQASLPRPNLRTSSQHSSSENRLSSAPTCDAMEHPPSQAGLELDYNVPRVHLSDEMFVFQDGRWVNENCRLQSPHFSPTSSLHHKLHHKRLAKEYLLQEENKSLREENKSLREENKVLRKENKILQAFWEENREENKGELGRAAGAASSVLMQKNNTALQVLKNDNSTALQVHRKESATLQFLREENRALQLLLDQRKASWPHPEQKAHPQEETKGPPPPQDEVHNASMQSGESTIPPCEEPKEPPSPHEDSKALRALRELVNNLSIPLEDIKTVPGLQEEAQSLQLLREMNQALQALREENQSLHTLREENRVLHEENRALQLLRDEHRAFQEENKALWENNKLKLQQKLVIDTVTEVTARMEMLVEELYAFMPSKNKELKKPGRV encoded by the coding sequence CAGGGCTCAGTTGAGCCTTTTGTCCAGATCCAAAATTTGTACTCCATTCCAAGGGACCCAGTTCAGGCCTCCCTGCCAAGACCAAACCTAAGAACTTCAAGTCAACACTCATCTTCAGAGAACCGATTATCTTCTGCCCCCACCTGTGATGCCATGGAGCATCCCCCATCACAGGCAGGATTGGAGTTGGACTACAATGTCCCCCGTGTTCATCTGAGTGATGAGATGTTCGTCTTCCAAGACGGGAGATGGGTGAACGAGAATTGCCGCTTGCAATCCCCTCACTTCTCCCCTACCTCCTCTCTCCATCATAAGCTACATCACAAGAGGCTGGCTAAGGAATACCTCCTGCAAGAGGAGAATAAGTCCCTTCGGGAGGAGAACAAATCCCTTCGGGAGGAGAACAAAGTCTTGAGGAAGGAGAACAAAATTCTCCAGGCCTTCTGGGAGGAGAATAGGGAAGAGAACAAAGGTGAGCTGGGGAGAGCGGCTGGAGCTGCATCCTCGGTTCTGATGCAAAAGAACAACACGGCTCTCCAGGTCCTGAAAAATGACAATAGCACAGCATTGCAAGTGCACAGGAAGGAAAGCGCTACCCTGCAGTTTCTCAGAGAGGAGAATAGGGCGCTCCAGCTACTTTTGGATCAGAGAAAGGCCAGTTGGCCCCATCCAGAGCAAAAGGCACATCCCCAGGAGGAAACTAAGGGCCCCCCACCTCCTCAAGATGAGGTCCACAATGCTTCAATGCAGTCGGGGGAGAGTACCATCCCTCCATGTGAAGAACCCAAAGAACCCCCGAGCCCCCACGAGGACAGTAAGGCCCTTCGAGCCCTCCGGGAGTTGGTCAACAACTTATCCATCCCTCTGGAGGACATCAAGACTGTGCCAGGCCTCCAGGAAGAGGCCCAGTCTCTACAGCTCCTTCGAGAAATGAACCAAGCCTTGCAAGCCCTGAGGGAAGAGAACCAGAGCCTGCACACCCTGAGAGAGGAGAACCGGGTCCTCCACGAGGAGAACCGGGCTCTCCAGCTGCTGAGAGATGAGCATCGGGCCTTCCAAGAGGAGAACAAAGCCTTGTGGGAGAACAATAAGCTGAAGCTGCAGCAGAAACTGGTCATCGATACAGTGACGGAAGTCACCGCGAGGATGGAGATGCTGGTGGAAGAGCTGTATGCCTTCATGCCTTCTAAGAACAAGGAGCTGAAGAAGCCCGGGAGGGTCTGA
- the CBY2 gene encoding protein chibby homolog 2 isoform X2, whose amino-acid sequence MEHPPSQAGLELDYNVPRVHLSDEMFVFQDGRWVNENCRLQSPHFSPTSSLHHKLHHKRLAKEYLLQEENKSLREENKSLREENKVLRKENKILQAFWEENREENKGELGRAAGAASSVLMQKNNTALQVLKNDNSTALQVHRKESATLQFLREENRALQLLLDQRKASWPHPEQKAHPQEETKGPPPPQDEVHNASMQSGESTIPPCEEPKEPPSPHEDSKALRALRELVNNLSIPLEDIKTVPGLQEEAQSLQLLREMNQALQALREENQSLHTLREENRVLHEENRALQLLRDEHRAFQEENKALWENNKLKLQQKLVIDTVTEVTARMEMLVEELYAFMPSKNKELKKPGRV is encoded by the coding sequence ATGGAGCATCCCCCATCACAGGCAGGATTGGAGTTGGACTACAATGTCCCCCGTGTTCATCTGAGTGATGAGATGTTCGTCTTCCAAGACGGGAGATGGGTGAACGAGAATTGCCGCTTGCAATCCCCTCACTTCTCCCCTACCTCCTCTCTCCATCATAAGCTACATCACAAGAGGCTGGCTAAGGAATACCTCCTGCAAGAGGAGAATAAGTCCCTTCGGGAGGAGAACAAATCCCTTCGGGAGGAGAACAAAGTCTTGAGGAAGGAGAACAAAATTCTCCAGGCCTTCTGGGAGGAGAATAGGGAAGAGAACAAAGGTGAGCTGGGGAGAGCGGCTGGAGCTGCATCCTCGGTTCTGATGCAAAAGAACAACACGGCTCTCCAGGTCCTGAAAAATGACAATAGCACAGCATTGCAAGTGCACAGGAAGGAAAGCGCTACCCTGCAGTTTCTCAGAGAGGAGAATAGGGCGCTCCAGCTACTTTTGGATCAGAGAAAGGCCAGTTGGCCCCATCCAGAGCAAAAGGCACATCCCCAGGAGGAAACTAAGGGCCCCCCACCTCCTCAAGATGAGGTCCACAATGCTTCAATGCAGTCGGGGGAGAGTACCATCCCTCCATGTGAAGAACCCAAAGAACCCCCGAGCCCCCACGAGGACAGTAAGGCCCTTCGAGCCCTCCGGGAGTTGGTCAACAACTTATCCATCCCTCTGGAGGACATCAAGACTGTGCCAGGCCTCCAGGAAGAGGCCCAGTCTCTACAGCTCCTTCGAGAAATGAACCAAGCCTTGCAAGCCCTGAGGGAAGAGAACCAGAGCCTGCACACCCTGAGAGAGGAGAACCGGGTCCTCCACGAGGAGAACCGGGCTCTCCAGCTGCTGAGAGATGAGCATCGGGCCTTCCAAGAGGAGAACAAAGCCTTGTGGGAGAACAATAAGCTGAAGCTGCAGCAGAAACTGGTCATCGATACAGTGACGGAAGTCACCGCGAGGATGGAGATGCTGGTGGAAGAGCTGTATGCCTTCATGCCTTCTAAGAACAAGGAGCTGAAGAAGCCCGGGAGGGTCTGA